A stretch of Lachancea thermotolerans CBS 6340 chromosome D complete sequence DNA encodes these proteins:
- the CTF3 gene encoding Ctf3p (weakly similar to uniprot|Q7LHY6 Saccharomyces cerevisiae YLR381W CTF3 Outer kinetochore protein that forms a complex with Mcm16p and Mcm22p may bind the kinetochore to spindle microtubules): MNTVDESFKELISYSKHSPLEVSACLSRIHSTVCTEGVSASVLDDVIVFLCESPLISVSTKVYLIHEALLPNGPVQSSTVFTILSHLGVRSFTNPHKRETHPDIQIELCKWLVQVYVLVDDVTVFSKTYSIWFQLWQFDYLQKWVTYLLFWTTTAEAVRPWRIQWLLETSLNTGYSNSKALATLLLEKFNIARPSQAIVDAISSVHCNRRRLKSLEFDSYDESFLSNWSKVLDHSRCISMPAFFDLISDHRSQIHLVATESKTERLQLSQAVPLNGVETVEKLVSSYYNITPPKNVEEVLPNGDRTVMIYLALLERRNPFWDRCLKWCELRLKSEVFASRNDPERTLETMKIVMLTLALYQTDPSISDEVRAENRITNLLRQMATQSRFSYIALLLAPPMTYVETTMARELTERLKLGSKLSAFYERCRHMLYFLWASIGTLVDKSLLRKLSSDFEETLRLINEDLSSCSSNRHVNMTLRLLIKVFSFILLRYKHMPDWDITSFYKLLEVLIITNDPLALCSIVEFFSKAREYVQEHSKDRSLVEIHNNAVLDVTNYLWRNKFKNNASFIGVPSDFIQKIIESLYSEDSEMSLKSWLTITSIPATSYCSLQILRSFERATASKISFTRLLTDKSYEAFKKQVSSEDWLDTIPTYYDLKLTILARMRFDRTYQNIPEFLFTFLRSLTGTQKSIQ, encoded by the coding sequence CAAAGGTCTACCTCATACATGAAGCGCTGTTGCCTAACGGGCCAGTTCAAAGCTCGACAGTTTTCACGATTTTAAGTCATCTGGGTGTTCGGTCCTTTACAAACCCACATAAACGGGAAACTCATCCAGACATTCAGATTGAGCTTTGCAAATGGCTTGTTCAGGTATATGTACTAGTGGATGACGTTACggtcttttcaaaaacgtATTCAATATGGTTCCAGCTCTGGCAGTTTGATTACCTACAAAAATGGGTTACCTATTTACTGTTTTGGACGACAACAGCAGAGGCAGTTCGGCCTTGGAGGATACAGTGGCTACTTGAGACAAGCCTCAATACTGGTTACTCAAACTCCAAGGCGCTGGCTACACTATTACTTGAGAAATTTAACATTGCCAGACCAAGCCAAGCTATAGTTGATGCCATTTCTTCTGTCCACTGCAACAGACGTAGACTCAAGAGCTTGGAGTTCGATTCATATGATGAGAGCTTTTTATCAAATTGGAGTAAAGTGCTGGACCATTCTAGGTGTATCTCAATGCCGGCATTCTTTGATCTAATAAGCGATCATCGATCACAGATTCACTTAGTTGCCACGGAGTCGAAAACTGAGAGGCTTCAGCTGTCTCAGGCGGTTCCACTGAATGGAGTCGAAAcagttgaaaagcttgttaGCTCCTATTACAACATCACCCCTCCAAAAAATGTCGAGGAAGTATTGCCCAATGGCGACCGCACAGTCATGATATACTTGGCATTACTGGAACGTAGAAACCCATTTTGGGATCGCTGTCTAAAGTGGTGTGAGCTAAGGCTAAAATCTGAGGTTTTCGCCAGCAGGAACGACCCGGAGAGGACCCTGGAAACGATGAAAATTGTAATGCTCACGCTCGCTTTGTATCAAACTGACCCTTCGATATCTGATGAGGTTAGAGCTGAGAATAGGATTACAAATCTTCTGAGACAAATGGCTACTCAAAGCCGTTTTTCTTATATTGCTTTGCTTTTGGCGCCCCCCATGACATATGTTGAGACAACGATGGCTAGGGAATTGACAGAACGCTTGAAGTTGGGGTCAAAATTAAGTGCCTTTTACGAAAGGTGCAGACATATGCTTTACTTCTTATGGGCCTCAATTGGTACGCTAGTTGATAAGTCATTGTTACGAAAGCTTTCATCTGACTTCGAGGAAACGTTGCGCCTAATTAATGAGGACTTGTCCTCATGCTCATCAAACCGGCATGTAAATATGACTCTGCGACTACTAATCAAGGTGTTTTCATTTATCCTGCTTCGGTACAAGCATATGCCTGACTGGGACATAACTTCTTTTTacaagcttctcgaagtACTAATTATTACGAATGATCCCTTAGCATTGTGTTCAATTGTTGAATTCTTCTCGAAGGCAAGAGAGTATGTTCAGGAGCATAGCAAAGATCGGTCGCTTGTTGAAATTCATAACAATGCTGTACTTGATGTCACAAATTATCTTTGGAGAAACAAATTTAAAAACAACGCTAGTTTTATTGGCGTTCCTTCTGATTTTATTCAAAAGATCATAGAAAGCCTATATTCAGAAGATTCAGAGATGAGCCTTAAGTCTTGGTTAACAATTACAAGTATCCCTGCAACATCCTACTGCTCCCTTCagattttgagaagtttcGAGAGAGCAACCGCTAGCAAAATTTCTTTCACCCGCCTTTTGACAGATAAAAGTTAcgaagccttcaaaaagcaagTATCTTCGGAAGACTGGCTTGATACAATCCCAACTTATTACGACTTAAAGTTAACTATCCTCGCTCGGATGCGGTTCGATAGAACTTATCAAAATATTCCCGAGTTTTTATTTacctttttgagaagccttACGGGAACCCAAAAATCGATTCAGTAG
- the NAM2 gene encoding leucine--tRNA ligase NAM2 (similar to uniprot|P11325 Saccharomyces cerevisiae YLR382C NAM2 Mitochondrial leucyl-tRNA synthetase also has a direct role in splicing of several mitochondrial group I introns indirectly required for mitochondrial genome maintenance) gives MKPTRPPKVLLRRCHSSLSSAVDLISIGDKWKTKVLEGPTILNDKGAEKKMYILSMFPYPSGILHIGHLRVYTITDALNRFYKLNGFNVVHPMGWDAFGLPAENAAIERKVNPATWTMQNISKMRVQLDNMLADLDWDREVTTCNPDYYKHTQKLFLELFKHGLAYQKDAEINWDPIDQTVLANEQVDSQGRSWRSGALVEKRQLNQWFLGITKFAHSLQEDLNLLKDWPQNVKTMQKNWIGESYGTEINFPCSTGRVIKVFTTRAETIFSAQYLALSLDHPITKEVASIDDDLRQFLDMAKSLPDDSKIGFLLKGIKAKNPILKTTEETLPVFVAPYVLGSYGHGAVMGCPAHDERDYKFWKHNMPEKDVCPSVIPLESNVATDLALPYVQKSGILNSSTAQFAGLEIDRARAKIIEELESLDAGKHTVTYKVRDWLVSRQRYWGAPIPIIHCESCGPVAVPDDQLPVKLPNIEGLATKGNPLRGIDEFVNTKCPSCGSPAKRETDTMDTFMDSSWYFFRYTDPKNEKQPFSHEAASKYLPVDIYIGGIEHAILHLLYSRFISKFLASIGKWDGNEVKGEPFKRLVTQGMVHGRTMVDSQTGRFLKSEELDFGDPLNPVIKATGMKPLVSFEKMSKSKYNGADPDKCISDHGPDATRAHVLFQAPVNDVLSWDESKIIGIERWLTRIITLAIRITKQAPDYNEHFAASTAMTGKEISFHNEVQKLLQAITDSFSESLSLNTVISDYMKLTNAIEAALKSREIRTDLVLHSFKDLITAIYPVTPTISEEAREILNVNLNLKWNLYQWPKPQLLQEQQLVKYQVVVNGKMRFTYVADKSFIDNRDSAIKILLNSSDGQRYLAGKTIKNTIMKKKVISFVVT, from the coding sequence ATGAAACCCACCAGGCCACCGAAAGTGCTTCTGCGCCGATGCCATAGTAGTTTGAGCTCCGCTGTTGACCTGATAAGCATCGGTGACAAGTGGAAAACTAAAGTATTGGAAGGACCAACAATTTTAAACGACAAGGGcgcagaaaaaaaaatgtaCATTTTATCGATGTTCCCTTACCCATCTGGAATTCTTCACATCGGTCACTTACGTGTTTACACTATTACAGATGCTTTGAATAGATTTTACAAGTTGAATGGCTTCAATGTTGTCCATCCTATGGGTTGGGACGCATTTGGACTTCCTGCGGAAAATGCGGCAATTGAAAGAAAGGTGAACCCTGCAACTTGGACGATGCAAAATATAAGTAAAATGAGAGTACAGCTGGATAATATGCTAGCTGATTTAGATTGGGACCGCGAGGTTACAACGTGCAATCCCGACTATTACAAGCATAcgcaaaagctttttttggagctcttcaaacacGGGCTTGCTTATCAGAAGGACGCAGAAATAAACTGGGACCCAATCGATCAAACCGTTCTTGCAAACGAGCAAGTTGACTCACAAGGCAGATCCTGGAGATCTGGTGCGTTGGTGGAAAAGCGGCAATTAAATCAATGGTTCCTAGGTATAACCAAGTTTGCAcattctcttcaagaagactTGAACCTCTTGAAAGATTGGCCACAAAACGTCAAAACTATGCAGAAGAACTGGATTGGGGAGTCATATGGCACTGAAATAAACTTCCCTTGCTCAACTGGTCGCGTAATCAAGGTTTTTACAACTAGAGCCGAGACTATTTTCAGTGCACAATATCTGGCGCTATCGTTGGATCACCCTATTACCAAGGAAGTCGCGTCTATTGATGATGACTTAAGACAATTTTTGGACATGGCTAAAAGCTTACCAGACGACTCTAAAATAGGATTTTTACTCAAGGGAATCAAAGCAAAAAACCCTATCTTGAAAACTACAGAGGAAACACTGCCAGTGTTTGTTGCCCCATACGTCTTAGGAAGTTATGGCCATGGCGCAGTTATGGGGTGTCCCGCACATGATGAGCGCGACTACAAGTTCTGGAAGCACAACATGCCTGAAAAAGATGTCTGCCCCAGTGTAATACCCCTTGAATCGAATGTTGCAACTGACTTAGCTTTGCCTTACGTTCAGAAATCAGGTATCCTAAATTCATCTACTGCTCAATTTGCAGGTTTGGAAATAGATCGCGCCAGAGCCAAGATAATTGAAGAGCTAGAGTCATTAGATGCGGGGAAGCATACAGTTACTTACAAGGTCAGAGACTGGCTTGTTAGTAGACAGAGGTACTGGGGCGCTCCAATCCCAATTATCCATTGTGAATCATGCGGCCCAGTTGCAGTACCTGACGACCAGCTTCCTGTGAAACTACCTAATATTGAGGGCCTCGCTACAAAAGGAAACCCTTTGAGAGGGATAGATGAATTTGTAAACACAAAGTGTCCTTCCTGCGGATCACCTGCTAAACGAGAAACTGATACGATGGATACATTTATGGATAGCTCGTGGTATTTCTTCCGGTACACGGATCCGAAGAATGAAAAACAGCCTTTCTCTCatgaagcagcttcaaaatacttACCCGTGGATATCTACATTGGCGGCATAGAACACGCCATTTTGCATCTACTATACTCGAGGTTTATTTCCAAATTTCTCGCTTCTATAGGAAAGTGGGACGGTAATGAAGTTAAAGGTGAGCCATTCAAAAGATTAGTCACTCAAGGAATGGTCCATGGAAGAACAATGGTTGATTCGCAAACAGGTCGCTTTCTTAAATCAGAGGAGTTGGATTTCGGCGATCCTTTAAACCCAGTAATAAAAGCTACAGGAATGAAGCCTTTGGTttcctttgaaaaaatgTCCAAGTCCAAGTACAACGGCGCGGATCCCGACAAATGCATTTCTGACCACGGACCTGATGCCACGCGAGCTCATGTTTTGTTCCAAGCGCCAGTTAACGACGTATTAAGCTGGGACGAGTCTAAGATCATTGGAATTGAGCGCTGGTTAACGAGGATTATTACCTTAGCAATCCGTATAACGAAGCAGGCACCAGACTACAACGAGCACTTTGCTGCATCTACTGCGATGACTGGAAAGGAGATCAGTTTTCATAATGAGGTCCAGAAGCTTTTACAGGCCATAACGGATTCTTTTAGCGAGAGTTTGTCGCTCAACACCGTCATTTCGGATTACATGAAGCTCACAAACGCTATCGAAGCGGCtttaaaatcaagagaaaTAAGGACGGACTTAGTACTGCACTCATTTAAAGATTTGATAACTGCAATTTATCCTGTAACTCCTACCATATCAGAGGAAGCGCGTGAGATTCTAAATGTTAACCTGAATTTGAAATGGAATCTTTATCAATGGCCGAAACcccaacttcttcaggagcagcagctcgtAAAGTACCAAGTGGTCGTAAATGGCAAAATGCGATTCACTTATGTTGCCGACAAGTCATTTATTGACAACCGTGATTCTGCTATCAAAATTTTACTCAACTCGTCGGACGGTCAGAGATACCTCGCTGGTAAgacaatcaaaaacacaatcatgaaaaaaaaagtgatTAGTTTTGTCGTAACATAA